In Camelus bactrianus isolate YW-2024 breed Bactrian camel chromosome 18, ASM4877302v1, whole genome shotgun sequence, one DNA window encodes the following:
- the BRI3 gene encoding membrane protein BRI3: MDHKPLLQERPPAYNLEAGQGDFACGPHGYGAIPAAAPPPPYPYLVTGIPTHHPRVYNIHSRNVTRYPANSIVVVGGCPVCRVGVLEDSFTFLGIFLAIVLFPFGFICCFALRKRRCPNCGANFT, translated from the exons ATGGACCACAAGCCCCTGCTGCAGGAGCGGCCGCCCGCCTACAACCTGGAGGCCGGCCAGGGCGACTTCGCGTGCGGCCCGCACGGCTACGGCGCCatccccgccgccgccccgccgccgccgtaCCCCTACCTCGTCACAG GGATACCCACCCACCATCCCAGGGTCTACAACATCCACAGTCGAAATGTCACCCGGTACCCTGCCAATTCCATCGTTGTCGTTGGAGGCTGCCCTGTCTGCAG AGTCGGGGTTCTGGAGGACTCCTTCACCTTCCTGGGCATCTTCTTGGCTATCGTCTTGTTCCCCTTTGGGTTCATCTGCTGTTTTGCCTTGAGGAAGCGAAGATGCCCCAACTGTGGAGCAAACTTTACTTAA